From a region of the Rhodococcus sp. 4CII genome:
- a CDS encoding ABC transporter substrate-binding protein has protein sequence MKKALIVALAGATLVSLTACGIGKDPLAADGGGSSDGAIVVGSADFPESQLIATIYAEALRANGIDVTEKLNIGSREVYVPAIRDGSIDLLPEYSGALLQYLDSATTATASNEVTEEIKAKLPAGLVALEPSPAEDKDVLAVRQETADEYSLKTIEDLVPHAGELTLGGPPEWKTRENGVAGLKDRYGLTFKEFLALDAGGPLTLNALLSGQIEVADVFSTDPAMRSENLVALEDTKHLFLAENITPIINENKARDDVRAVLADVSAALTTDDLIEMNKRVADLEDMSDIAREWLQDKGLAS, from the coding sequence ATGAAGAAGGCATTGATCGTCGCGCTGGCAGGCGCCACCCTGGTGTCGTTGACGGCATGCGGGATCGGCAAGGACCCCCTGGCGGCCGACGGCGGCGGAAGCAGCGACGGCGCCATCGTCGTCGGCTCCGCGGACTTCCCCGAAAGCCAGCTGATCGCCACCATCTACGCGGAGGCGTTGCGTGCCAACGGCATCGACGTGACCGAGAAGCTGAACATCGGAAGCCGCGAGGTGTACGTTCCGGCCATCCGGGACGGCTCCATCGACCTGCTGCCCGAATACTCGGGTGCGCTGCTGCAGTATCTCGACAGCGCCACCACCGCGACCGCGTCGAACGAGGTGACCGAGGAGATCAAGGCCAAGCTCCCCGCCGGGCTCGTCGCACTGGAGCCCTCCCCCGCCGAGGACAAGGACGTTCTCGCGGTGCGGCAGGAGACCGCCGACGAATACTCACTGAAGACGATCGAGGACCTCGTCCCGCACGCCGGCGAACTGACCCTCGGCGGCCCACCCGAATGGAAGACCCGTGAGAACGGTGTCGCAGGCCTGAAGGACCGGTACGGTCTGACGTTCAAGGAGTTCCTGGCACTGGACGCCGGCGGTCCCCTCACACTCAACGCTCTGCTCAGCGGTCAGATCGAGGTCGCCGACGTGTTCAGCACCGACCCGGCGATGCGCTCGGAGAACCTCGTGGCCCTCGAGGACACCAAGCACCTGTTCCTGGCCGAGAACATCACGCCGATCATCAACGAGAACAAGGCCCGCGACGACGTCCGCGCCGTGCTCGCGGACGTGTCGGCAGCCCTGACGACCGACGATCTCATCGAGATGAACAAGCGGGTGGCCGACCTCGAGGACATGAGCGACATCGCCCGGGAATGGCTGCAGGACAAAGGCCTCGCGTCCTGA
- a CDS encoding ABC transporter permease — translation MIDFLLDGAHWTGPEGIPALLLQHLLYTFLALFAAALIAVPLGLYIGHTGRGAVVVAGLANSLRALPTIGLLILLVLVIAPSFSTKLAYLVPSLIVLVLLAIPPILTNTYAGIRAVDPAAVDAARGMGFRSMRILTEVEMPCALPLMLSGIRSAVLQIVSTATVAAYISLGGLGRLLIDGKAQSDYAQMAAGAVLVSLLALAFDLAIGFLTVRVVSPGLTRRVRSNGTRSASEKTPVAARASSVPEPSLT, via the coding sequence ATGATCGACTTTCTGTTGGACGGTGCTCATTGGACAGGGCCCGAAGGCATTCCGGCCCTCCTGCTCCAGCACCTGCTGTACACGTTCCTCGCCCTGTTCGCCGCGGCCCTGATCGCCGTTCCGCTCGGCCTGTACATCGGGCACACCGGCCGCGGCGCCGTGGTCGTCGCCGGCCTGGCCAACTCGCTGCGCGCCCTGCCCACCATCGGCCTGCTGATCCTGCTGGTGCTCGTCATCGCACCGTCGTTCTCGACCAAGCTGGCCTACCTCGTTCCGAGCCTGATCGTGCTGGTGCTGTTGGCCATCCCGCCGATCCTCACCAACACGTACGCCGGCATCCGCGCGGTCGACCCGGCAGCCGTCGACGCCGCACGCGGAATGGGGTTCCGGTCGATGCGCATCCTCACCGAGGTGGAGATGCCGTGCGCGCTGCCGTTGATGCTGTCCGGCATCCGGAGTGCGGTGTTGCAGATCGTGTCGACGGCGACCGTTGCCGCGTACATCTCACTGGGCGGCCTGGGACGACTCCTCATCGACGGCAAGGCGCAGAGCGACTACGCGCAGATGGCGGCGGGGGCCGTCCTCGTGTCCCTCCTCGCCCTCGCATTCGATCTCGCGATCGGGTTCCTCACCGTGCGGGTGGTGTCACCCGGACTCACCCGGCGCGTGCGCAGCAACGGCACGCGATCCGCTTCCGAGAAGACCCCGGTCGCGGCCCGCGCGTCCTCCGTACCCGAACCCTCGCTGACCTGA
- a CDS encoding ABC transporter permease: MNLEWLGRQSDRIAELVGWHILLSLVPLVVGVIVALPIGWLAHRSRRINPYVVGTAGLLYTIPSLALFVLLPPVLGTKILDPMNIVVALTIYTVALLVRVIADALDSVPQETVLAATAMGYRPYQTLLKVQLPVGVPVICAGLRVAVVSNVSLVSLAALLGIPQIGSLFTQGFQLRFYTPIIAGIALCLLLALVLDLLIVLANRLLTPWTPKVVAS, encoded by the coding sequence ATGAACCTCGAGTGGCTGGGCCGCCAGTCCGACCGCATCGCCGAACTCGTCGGCTGGCACATCCTGCTCTCGCTCGTGCCGCTCGTCGTCGGCGTGATCGTCGCGCTGCCCATCGGCTGGCTCGCGCATCGCAGTCGCCGGATCAACCCCTATGTGGTGGGGACCGCGGGTCTGCTCTACACGATCCCGTCGCTCGCCCTGTTCGTCCTGCTCCCGCCCGTCCTCGGAACGAAGATCCTCGATCCGATGAACATCGTCGTGGCCCTGACGATCTACACCGTCGCCCTCCTGGTGCGCGTCATCGCCGACGCCCTCGATTCGGTGCCCCAGGAGACCGTGCTCGCCGCGACTGCGATGGGCTACCGACCCTATCAAACGCTGCTGAAAGTGCAGCTCCCCGTGGGTGTTCCCGTCATCTGCGCGGGACTGCGGGTGGCTGTCGTGTCGAACGTCAGCCTGGTCTCGCTCGCCGCCCTGCTCGGCATCCCGCAGATCGGTTCCCTGTTCACCCAGGGCTTCCAGTTGCGCTTCTACACACCCATCATCGCCGGTATCGCACTCTGCCTGCTGCTGGCCCTGGTTCTCGACCTGCTCATCGTGCTCGCCAATCGGTTACTCACACCGTGGACCCCCAAGGTGGTCGCATCATGA